The Streptomyces achromogenes DNA segment CCGGCCGGCGGCACGGATGCCGACCGGTCCGGTGACTCACCGGACCGCCGCCGAAGGCGGGGGCGGCCTCGGACACCGAGCAGCCCGGCAGCGACACCGGCAACGGCACCCGAACGGGGTTCCGGCCCCTGGAGCGCTCAGGACGTCCGGCCATCGACGCATCAGACCTTCAGGGCGTCGTACGACACCCCGGTCAGTTCCTCGGAGGCGGTCCACAGCCGTGCCGCCACCCGGTCGTCGAGGGTCCAGGGCGCGCGCCACGAGCGTCCTGGAGCGCCGCGCCACATCGCGACGGACGGGCCGGTGAACGAGTCCGGGCACACGCCGGGCGCGGTCGCCGCGTACAGGGCGGGCAGCGCGCCGGCCTCGGCGGGCTGGGCGAGCACCCGGTTGCCGAGCGCCATCATCCGCTCGGCGGCCCGGCGTCCCTCCGCGCGCGGGCCGGCCGTCTGGAGGTTGGTCGACGCGTACCCCGGGTGCGCGGCCGCCGCCACCAGGTCGGCGCCGGTCGCCGCGAGCCTGCGCGCCAACTCGTGCGTGAAGAGCAGGTTGGCGGTCTTGGAGCGCCCGTAGGCGACCCAACGGCGGTACCGCCTCTCGGAGTTGAGATCACGGAGATCGACCGTGCCGAGCAGGTGCGCCATGCTGGACACGGTCACGACCCGAGGCCCGGGGGTCCGGTCCCCCGCGGCGAGCAACGTGGGCAGCAGCAGCCCGGTGAGGGCGAAGTGCCCGAGGTGGTTCACCCCGAACTGCGTCTCGAACCCGTCCGCGGTGACGCCGTACGGCATCGCCATCACCCCGGCGTTGTTGACGAGCAGGTCGAGCCGCTCGTACGGCAGCGACACGGCGAACGCCCGCACCGAGGTGAGATCCCCGAGGTCGAGCGACCGCAACTCCACGTCGGCCCCCGGCACTTCCGCACGCAACCGCTCGATGGCGTCCCTCCCCCGCGCCTCACTCCGACAGGCGAGCACGACGCGCGCACCCCGCCGTGCGAGCTCCCGCGCGGTGACGTACCCGAGCCCGCTGTTGGCCCCGGTGACCACAGCGGTGCGACCGCCCTGATCAGGCATGTCGCGCACATCCCAGGCACCCATGACCGTCCTCCCTCCACACCCCGTTCCCGCAACCGAAGCGTAGGCGACCGCGACCGGGACCTCGCGAGAGTCTCAGCCCCCGGCCAGCCGACAGCCGTCCGCGTAGCCGATCAGCGTGCTCTCGAACCGCGGCTCCACCGGACGCTCGCACGACTGCCCGGATCACGCGCAGGCAGGTACCCGGTACGGCTGTCGTGGGCGACGAAGCCCCACGTTCCCGCTGTCCGCCCTCTCTCCCTCCTTCACTTGCCGCCGAGTAGCTTCTTGACTCTCACACCGTGTGAGGCGGTCAGCTCGGAGACATCATGTTCACCATCGGAGACTTCGCCCGGCACGGCCGCGTCTCGGTCCGCATGCTGCGTCACTACGACGCGACCGGACTGCTGCGCCCGGCCCACGTCGACCCCGCCAGCGGCTATCGCCACTACACCGCTGCCCAGCTCGCCCGTCTCAACAGGATCATCGCGCTCAAGGATCTCGGATTCACCCTCCAGCAGGTCCGGGACATCGTGGACGACAAGGTCGGCCTCGAGGAACTGCGCGGCATGCTGCGGCTGCGGCAGGCCGAACTGGAGACCGCGATGGCCGCCGCGGGAGCACGGCTGGTCCAGGTCGAGGCGAGGCTCCGAGCCATCGAGAGCGAGGGGCACATGCCCACGAACGATGTCGTCATCAAGAGCGTCTCTCCCATGAGGGTGGCGGAGCTGTCCGCGACCGCCGCGAGCTACGGGCCCGAGGACATCGGCCCGGTCATCGGGCCGCTCTACGACGAGCTGTTCCGATGCCTGGAGTCCGCGGGCATCACCCCCACGGGCCCCGGCGTCGCCTACTACGAGGACGCCCCGGAGGGCGGCGGCAGGATCAGCGTCCACGCCGCCGTCCAGGTCTCCGCCCCTCTCCTGGACGGTGCCTTCCGCGTCCTCGACCTGCCGCCCCTCGACCAGGCGGCGACCATCGTGCACCGCGGCTCGATGGACACCGTGCTCCCCACCGCCCAGGCCCTGGCCCGCTGGGTCGACGCCAACGGCTACCGGCCGATCGGGTACCCCCGTGAGATCAACCTGGAATGCCCCGAGAACCGCGACGACTGGGTGACGGAGCTGCAGGCACCGGTGACCCGGACCTGACGGCTCACGCCCCGGACACTCTCGTCTTCGGAAGTCAGCCCGTGGCCGGGACCACAGGGCCGAAGGAGGCCGCGGCTATCCGCTGGACGTAGCGGATCTCGGCGCCGTTCACACCGGTGGGGTTGACCGAATAGACGATCTTGCGGGCGAGGTCGCGGGTGGAGAACACACCACTGGTGTAGCCGGGACGGGAGCCGGTCTTGCCCCAGACCACGACGCCGTTGGATGCCTTGACCCGCATCAGGCCCATGGCCATACAGGCCCGGCCGGCGTCGGCCTCGGTACGGCACTGGCTGCTGCGGAAACTGGGAACGTCCGGGACCGCGAAGAGCTCGGCCTGCTGGGCCGGCGGAAGGAAGCGGCCACGGAAGAGCGCGGATATGAAACGGTCGAGGTCGGCGGGGGTGGAGATCATGCCGCCCTCGGCCCAGGGCCAGGGACTCTGCTCCGTGACGTCCACCGGATGCGTGGTGCCGTCCGAAGACGTGACCGTCAGATAGCCATGGGAGTGCGGGCCGGGCAGCCGCGGATCGTGGGCGTCGGGAACGTACGTATCGCGCAGGGCCAGGGGCCGGGTGATGCGGGACCGCACCTCCTCGGCGAAGCCGTGTCCGGTGATCTTCTCGACCAGCAGGCCGGCGACGTAGTAGTTCATCCCGTTGTACTGCTGCGCGGTACCCGGCGCGAACTGCACGGGCTGGCCCGCCATCAGGTCGATCACCTGCTGCGGTGTGAAGCTCTTGAAGCGGTTGGCGGCGAACCATTCGGCACTGCCGTCGCCGAAGTCGGGGTTGCCGGCGCCGCGCGGAAGCCCGCTGGTGTGGTTGAGCAGCTGACCGACAGTGACGGAGGGCAGGTGGGCAGGCAGAACGCCCGGCAGGTACCGCTGGACAGGCTCGTCCAGCTCGATCCGGTGCTCGGCGGCGAGCTGGAGAACGATCGTGGCGGTGAACACCTTGGAGATGCTGCCGATCCGGATGTGCGCATTGGACGGCACGCCTTGACCGGTCATCAGGTCGCCCACACCCGAGGTGCCCGACCAGTGGCCCGCACGCCCGGTGATCCGTAACAGCGCTCCGGTGACGTCCGCATTCGGCAGACGGCCGATTGCGGCCTCGAGCTCGACCGGATCAAGCCCGGGCAACGGCGCGGTGACGACAGCGCGGGCCGGACCCGA contains these protein-coding regions:
- a CDS encoding oxidoreductase, encoding MGAWDVRDMPDQGGRTAVVTGANSGLGYVTARELARRGARVVLACRSEARGRDAIERLRAEVPGADVELRSLDLGDLTSVRAFAVSLPYERLDLLVNNAGVMAMPYGVTADGFETQFGVNHLGHFALTGLLLPTLLAAGDRTPGPRVVTVSSMAHLLGTVDLRDLNSERRYRRWVAYGRSKTANLLFTHELARRLAATGADLVAAAAHPGYASTNLQTAGPRAEGRRAAERMMALGNRVLAQPAEAGALPALYAATAPGVCPDSFTGPSVAMWRGAPGRSWRAPWTLDDRVAARLWTASEELTGVSYDALKV
- a CDS encoding MerR family transcriptional regulator; this encodes MFTIGDFARHGRVSVRMLRHYDATGLLRPAHVDPASGYRHYTAAQLARLNRIIALKDLGFTLQQVRDIVDDKVGLEELRGMLRLRQAELETAMAAAGARLVQVEARLRAIESEGHMPTNDVVIKSVSPMRVAELSATAASYGPEDIGPVIGPLYDELFRCLESAGITPTGPGVAYYEDAPEGGGRISVHAAVQVSAPLLDGAFRVLDLPPLDQAATIVHRGSMDTVLPTAQALARWVDANGYRPIGYPREINLECPENRDDWVTELQAPVTRT
- a CDS encoding serine hydrolase domain-containing protein, translated to MATALASPASAAPSGPARAVVTAPLPGLDPVELEAAIGRLPNADVTGALLRITGRAGHWSGTSGVGDLMTGQGVPSNAHIRIGSISKVFTATIVLQLAAEHRIELDEPVQRYLPGVLPAHLPSVTVGQLLNHTSGLPRGAGNPDFGDGSAEWFAANRFKSFTPQQVIDLMAGQPVQFAPGTAQQYNGMNYYVAGLLVEKITGHGFAEEVRSRITRPLALRDTYVPDAHDPRLPGPHSHGYLTVTSSDGTTHPVDVTEQSPWPWAEGGMISTPADLDRFISALFRGRFLPPAQQAELFAVPDVPSFRSSQCRTEADAGRACMAMGLMRVKASNGVVVWGKTGSRPGYTSGVFSTRDLARKIVYSVNPTGVNGAEIRYVQRIAAASFGPVVPATG